From the genome of Solidesulfovibrio carbinolicus, one region includes:
- a CDS encoding AAA family ATPase — MGLQIFDVITDYFVPDFELDANFWNQFVPIYNSEVPEVAEASPRCDDAPFFIVSPGKPCRSFIPTETPKEPEKSPKSQPEVDYIKKITFPTIQQFEYPKIPLSEVRKTMSDAVSGSRNVVIATTPGSGKTTTIKKRIEELCKQERTVLYAAPTNKVVDETDAALKQVLYAQEIHNTIRYEARNEDNCKHFNACRVAMALNQSVYKTVCIKRCDEKKTGEDRCWYLAQLDSYENGVISGTHDASPFVISKVLDNSTRFDEILIDETPRPAFVSSDSITLNNFRLLQEGMQETEWFKKLSNFINNNMLKIGEKHYIQMPLCVSNEHVAQMNESGAWEALKKVFFDADSIKHRRACVEREKQNQEYNKGLPKINKARLKQYKLEKEAFLIDQKKTGILIAQEKYPEFVPTPERNEMPAFIHSDLPNKQSWEEKWRENQWITREECPVHNLGINGKDIAEAIIKFYELAKIYEDSEAAINGLEFEFFRAALGLSEDDAYIEAKEITIKSKDPDEDDKTQKSIAFRIVKRKKMEFGQSRLVVLDGTADEEELRALFDCEFDFVKADSMLQKTYTVFFEQSLGSRDARYLAKSALSKKRPDDKRIRRLLSRSIAKLKKTNKKVLLLTFKDLSDVLLKIAKEIDPSREYVNTHYYGNRGLNEFEDCDAVIAIGTPFVSPIDFEPISIKLFGYVNEQWIARQGLRELIQSIHRIRPINHETTIILTGNYFPTEAFGRPDLHIQAQRDGERDKLVQKAVELLIPIAKELKCLTQEIAGEYGLFDEEDFKSIEKHEQDGKEVVLRWTHKEWPTIIKKVAKICGLPVVARQQKRGAPRLAAGADRAFVALGRKRRAGGLQ; from the coding sequence ATGGGCCTACAAATTTTTGATGTTATTACAGACTATTTTGTTCCAGATTTTGAGCTAGACGCTAATTTCTGGAATCAATTTGTTCCTATCTACAATTCAGAGGTTCCAGAAGTAGCTGAAGCATCGCCGCGTTGCGACGATGCGCCTTTTTTTATTGTCTCGCCGGGGAAACCGTGCCGTTCGTTTATCCCTACCGAAACTCCAAAAGAGCCTGAAAAATCCCCAAAAAGCCAGCCTGAAGTCGATTATATTAAGAAAATCACATTCCCAACAATCCAGCAATTCGAGTATCCCAAAATTCCACTTTCTGAAGTGAGAAAAACCATGAGCGACGCCGTTTCCGGCAGTCGGAATGTAGTTATCGCGACTACGCCCGGCAGCGGCAAGACAACGACAATCAAAAAACGTATCGAAGAATTGTGTAAACAAGAAAGAACTGTTTTATATGCTGCTCCAACTAACAAAGTTGTTGACGAAACCGATGCAGCACTAAAACAAGTGCTTTATGCGCAAGAAATTCATAATACAATTCGCTACGAAGCAAGAAATGAGGACAATTGCAAACATTTCAATGCCTGTAGAGTCGCAATGGCTTTAAATCAATCTGTTTACAAAACAGTTTGTATCAAGCGATGCGACGAAAAGAAAACAGGCGAAGACAGGTGTTGGTATCTTGCACAGCTTGATAGTTATGAGAACGGCGTAATTTCCGGCACACATGATGCTTCGCCCTTCGTTATTAGCAAAGTTTTGGACAATAGCACAAGATTTGACGAGATTTTGATTGATGAGACGCCCAGGCCGGCGTTTGTTTCTAGTGATTCGATTACGCTCAATAATTTTCGGCTTTTGCAAGAAGGAATGCAAGAGACTGAATGGTTCAAAAAACTTTCTAATTTTATCAATAACAACATGCTAAAAATTGGAGAAAAGCACTATATACAAATGCCTTTATGCGTTAGCAATGAACATGTTGCGCAAATGAACGAATCCGGGGCTTGGGAAGCATTAAAGAAAGTCTTTTTTGACGCAGACTCAATAAAGCATCGTCGCGCTTGTGTTGAAAGAGAAAAACAAAATCAAGAATACAATAAAGGCCTGCCAAAAATCAACAAGGCTCGTTTAAAGCAATACAAACTAGAAAAAGAAGCATTTTTGATCGATCAAAAGAAGACAGGGATTTTAATTGCTCAAGAAAAATACCCCGAGTTCGTGCCGACGCCAGAACGGAACGAAATGCCGGCCTTTATTCATTCTGATTTACCAAACAAGCAAAGCTGGGAAGAAAAATGGCGTGAAAATCAATGGATCACTCGTGAAGAGTGTCCAGTTCATAATTTGGGCATCAACGGTAAAGACATCGCCGAGGCTATCATAAAATTTTACGAGTTGGCAAAAATCTACGAAGATTCAGAAGCGGCAATTAACGGTCTTGAATTTGAATTTTTCAGAGCCGCGTTGGGGCTTTCTGAAGATGATGCATATATTGAAGCGAAAGAAATCACTATCAAGTCAAAAGACCCAGATGAAGACGACAAAACCCAAAAAAGCATTGCTTTTCGTATTGTCAAGCGTAAAAAAATGGAATTCGGTCAATCACGGCTTGTTGTTTTGGATGGAACCGCCGACGAAGAAGAGCTTAGGGCGCTTTTTGATTGCGAATTCGATTTTGTCAAAGCTGATTCAATGCTTCAAAAAACATATACAGTGTTTTTTGAACAATCATTAGGTTCCCGCGATGCGCGCTATCTCGCGAAAAGCGCATTGAGTAAGAAAAGGCCTGATGACAAAAGGATTCGTCGTCTTTTAAGCCGATCTATTGCAAAGTTAAAAAAGACTAATAAAAAAGTGCTTTTATTAACCTTCAAAGACCTGTCTGATGTTTTGTTAAAAATCGCAAAGGAGATTGACCCGAGCCGTGAATACGTTAATACTCATTATTACGGAAACAGGGGATTAAATGAATTTGAAGATTGCGATGCAGTAATTGCAATCGGTACGCCTTTTGTGTCGCCGATTGACTTTGAACCAATTTCAATAAAACTTTTCGGCTATGTGAATGAGCAATGGATTGCGAGGCAAGGATTGCGTGAATTGATTCAATCAATTCACAGAATTCGGCCTATTAACCATGAAACAACCATCATTTTGACGGGGAACTATTTCCCGACCGAAGCTTTTGGAAGGCCAGATTTACACATCCAGGCGCAAAGAGACGGAGAACGTGACAAATTAGTGCAAAAGGCCGTTGAATTGTTAATCCCGATTGCAAAAGAGCTAAAATGTTTGACGCAAGAAATTGCGGGGGAATACGGACTTTTTGATGAAGAAGACTTCAAAAGCATTGAAAAACACGAACAAGACGGGAAAGAGGTTGTTTTAAGGTGGACTCACAAAGAATGGCCGACAATTATTAAAAAGGTAGCCAAAATTTGCGGCTTGCCGGTTGTTGCACGACAGCAAAAACGAGGCGCGCCAAGGCTGGCGGCCGGGGCGGATCGGGCGTTCGTTGCCCTGGGGCGCAAGCGGCGGGCTGGCGGGCTTCAATAA